A window of Synechococcus sp. MEDNS5 contains these coding sequences:
- a CDS encoding AbrB family transcriptional regulator → MLVGDELLSKARALSNRPEDEIARGCGYVGPSGRVLRKSFYRALVEAKGYKLPSNSPSPGGARGRQAEFRTRVHGNGNLLIGHAYTRRLGLTPGQEFRIELNKDTGTIALNPMNDSDSPQHNVEH, encoded by the coding sequence ATGCTGGTTGGAGACGAATTGCTATCGAAGGCCCGGGCTCTTAGCAACCGGCCTGAAGATGAGATTGCACGAGGATGCGGTTATGTCGGTCCAAGTGGCCGCGTGCTCCGCAAAAGCTTCTATCGCGCACTTGTCGAAGCCAAAGGCTACAAACTTCCTTCCAACTCACCCAGCCCAGGCGGAGCGCGTGGCCGGCAGGCTGAATTCCGTACGCGGGTGCATGGCAATGGCAACCTGTTGATTGGCCATGCCTACACGCGCCGTTTGGGACTCACGCCGGGTCAGGAATTCAGGATTGAACTCAACAAAGACACCGGCACGATCGCCCTTAATCCAATGAACGATTCAGACAGCCCACAGCACAACGTCGAGCACTAA
- a CDS encoding heme A synthase codes for MTTSSLDSIRLRLAQLAAHLVVALVALVVIGGATRVMEAGLACPDWPLCYGTFLPGRQMNLQVFLEWFHRLDAFVVGVALLVQLAAVWWYRRTLPAWLLPLSGLLVLMVALQGGLGALTVLQLLPSAVVTAHLALALTLVMSVSGLTQILLSGTTTGPAPRWWPWLGGLSVIAVSAQSLLGGRMATSWAAQSCLEAGRACQWLHWHRSFATPVALTVGLFVVVALLAGGWARQQWPLLLTALCLVAAQVALGVSTLRMGLSQPALTVGHQLVACLLVAVLSALTCRRPPSPSAPRPVVLDSSTLETCHG; via the coding sequence TTGACTACATCCTCGTTGGATTCGATTCGTCTCCGCCTCGCTCAGCTGGCCGCGCATCTCGTGGTGGCACTCGTGGCTTTGGTGGTCATTGGCGGTGCCACCCGGGTGATGGAGGCCGGTCTGGCTTGCCCGGACTGGCCGCTCTGTTACGGGACTTTCCTCCCCGGCCGGCAGATGAATCTGCAGGTTTTTCTGGAATGGTTCCACCGGCTTGACGCCTTTGTGGTGGGCGTCGCTCTGCTCGTGCAGCTCGCGGCCGTTTGGTGGTATCGACGCACTCTGCCGGCTTGGCTGCTTCCCCTCAGCGGACTTCTGGTGCTGATGGTGGCTCTGCAGGGAGGCTTGGGGGCTCTCACCGTGCTTCAGCTGTTGCCCTCGGCCGTGGTGACCGCCCATCTGGCTTTGGCGCTGACCCTGGTGATGTCCGTGAGTGGTCTCACCCAGATCTTGCTCAGCGGAACCACGACCGGTCCTGCTCCTCGCTGGTGGCCCTGGCTCGGTGGCCTCAGCGTGATCGCTGTTTCCGCGCAGAGCCTGTTGGGCGGTCGCATGGCGACTTCCTGGGCAGCCCAAAGCTGTCTTGAGGCCGGCCGGGCCTGCCAATGGCTGCACTGGCATCGATCCTTCGCCACTCCAGTGGCGCTGACCGTCGGTCTCTTTGTGGTTGTCGCCCTGCTCGCCGGTGGGTGGGCCCGGCAGCAATGGCCGCTGTTGCTCACGGCGCTTTGTCTTGTGGCAGCTCAGGTCGCCCTCGGGGTTTCAACGCTGCGCATGGGCCTGTCCCAGCCGGCCTTGACCGTGGGGCATCAGCTCGTGGCCTGTCTTCTGGTGGCCGTCCTCTCCGCTCTCACCTGCCGTCGTCCTCCCTCGCCCTCGGCCCCCCGTCCTGTCGTTCTCGACTCATCAACTCTGGAGACTTGTCATGGCTAG
- a CDS encoding nicotinate-nucleotide--dimethylbenzimidazole phosphoribosyltransferase: protein MVWLPSIPSDLDLPSGCRRLTGTSSGARGTALLNRWQSQELSTPDCLLVLASTRSAEVQGISAAGCTAAARRTTALADAELLIHGPGVPPRWPLPPLPAGVSPALISRVVAETIPLNLQVAALGLPIEPPFPHLRFEAPSHGPAHCLSGGAAMDPDRAGQLIQRGKRLGRRLRRPLVLAECVPGGTTTALAVLTGLGLPVAQLVSGSALHPPMELKQALVAEGLSAIQPITTDPEVLLAALGDPFQALTMGVLLGAVEADQPILLAGGSQMVAVLALALAALPPSQRQRLCNRVMLGTTAWLAAESLESAIGPSSLEALLLCLEHHFGVALEAYAAGLRFFHSRHQQLRDFEFGHVKEGVGAGGLALLAALRGVDHGMLLQGCDDAMDRLLQATGLRPPAP, encoded by the coding sequence ATGGTCTGGTTGCCCTCGATCCCCTCTGATCTCGATCTCCCTTCCGGCTGTCGCCGGCTGACAGGGACGTCTTCGGGAGCCAGAGGGACAGCCCTGCTCAACCGCTGGCAATCCCAGGAGTTGTCCACCCCGGATTGTTTGCTGGTGCTCGCCTCCACGCGCTCTGCCGAGGTTCAAGGCATCTCCGCCGCTGGATGCACGGCCGCAGCCCGTCGCACCACGGCCCTCGCGGATGCTGAGCTGCTGATTCATGGCCCTGGCGTGCCTCCCCGCTGGCCGCTGCCCCCTCTCCCTGCAGGCGTGTCACCGGCGCTGATCAGCAGGGTCGTCGCTGAGACGATCCCACTCAATCTTCAGGTGGCAGCCCTTGGGCTGCCGATCGAGCCTCCTTTCCCCCATCTGCGTTTCGAAGCCCCATCCCATGGGCCTGCGCATTGCCTCAGCGGTGGTGCCGCGATGGATCCCGATCGGGCGGGACAGCTGATCCAACGGGGGAAACGGCTGGGCCGCCGCCTGCGCAGGCCTTTGGTTCTGGCGGAATGCGTTCCCGGAGGAACCACGACGGCGTTGGCCGTGCTCACGGGCCTTGGTCTTCCCGTGGCCCAACTCGTGAGTGGGAGTGCACTGCATCCACCGATGGAGCTCAAGCAGGCGCTTGTCGCTGAGGGGCTGTCTGCGATCCAGCCCATCACGACGGATCCGGAGGTGCTGCTGGCGGCGCTCGGTGATCCGTTTCAGGCGTTGACCATGGGGGTGTTGCTGGGGGCGGTGGAGGCAGATCAGCCGATTCTTCTGGCCGGAGGCAGCCAGATGGTGGCGGTGCTCGCTCTTGCGCTAGCAGCGCTCCCGCCCTCCCAGCGGCAGCGTCTCTGCAACAGGGTGATGCTGGGGACCACGGCATGGCTGGCGGCCGAATCGCTGGAGTCAGCGATCGGTCCCTCATCTCTCGAAGCCCTGCTGCTTTGCCTTGAACACCACTTCGGCGTTGCGTTGGAGGCGTATGCAGCGGGGTTGCGTTTCTTCCACAGTCGCCATCAACAATTGCGCGACTTTGAATTCGGTCACGTAAAGGAAGGGGTGGGTGCCGGAGGTCTGGCTCTGCTGGCCGCCTTGCGTGGTGTGGACCACGGCATGCTGCTGCAGGGGTGTGACGACGCGATGGATCGGTTGCTGCAGGCCACGGGCCTGCGTCCGCCCGCCCCGTAG
- a CDS encoding ABC transporter substrate-binding protein: protein MKAATSSLPPLRRRTLLQIGALGVAAGLAGCAQGVIRPTLRAPADILPSLWRRQLPAPWRFEPLSGSTPFQSPWPKPTDLMALADGWLSSLTPDQLQSVAAPALAAELGPLGQRFLTQAPSAWSSKLLPVGFSPYVLLFRREGRARPAADDGWMTLLDPALKGKVLLPASPRLLMSLADRMDGPDVLSHLRQAAISFDDRYGLNWLLQGDARVAVLPLQRCMQALKRDPRLTAVLPESGAPLHWTLLARPAGTAEPLPQAWVSEAWKPPLLARLLAQGWIPPLSREELLEAGGRVPTDLRALVLPSQEVWMRSWTLYPAADDEVFRLQQRWRSSAP, encoded by the coding sequence ATGAAGGCTGCCACTTCCTCCCTGCCACCCCTGCGTCGTAGGACGCTGCTGCAGATCGGTGCTCTCGGTGTGGCGGCAGGCCTGGCGGGGTGCGCTCAGGGGGTGATCAGGCCAACGCTGCGCGCCCCTGCGGACATCCTGCCCTCCCTGTGGCGTCGCCAGCTCCCTGCTCCTTGGCGGTTTGAACCCCTCAGCGGGTCAACGCCGTTCCAGAGCCCCTGGCCCAAGCCCACGGATCTCATGGCTCTGGCGGATGGCTGGTTGTCGTCTCTGACCCCAGATCAGCTCCAGTCGGTGGCCGCTCCTGCGCTGGCAGCCGAGCTGGGACCGCTCGGGCAGCGTTTTCTCACGCAGGCTCCGTCGGCTTGGAGTTCCAAACTTCTCCCGGTGGGCTTCAGTCCTTACGTGCTGCTGTTTCGCCGGGAGGGCCGTGCACGTCCGGCGGCGGATGACGGCTGGATGACCTTGTTGGATCCTGCCCTCAAGGGCAAGGTGCTGCTGCCGGCCAGCCCGCGTCTGCTGATGTCCCTGGCGGATCGCATGGATGGTCCGGATGTGCTCAGCCATCTCAGGCAGGCAGCTATCAGCTTTGATGATCGCTACGGCCTCAATTGGCTCCTGCAGGGCGACGCCCGGGTGGCTGTGCTGCCCCTCCAGCGCTGCATGCAGGCTCTGAAGCGGGATCCGCGGCTGACCGCTGTGTTGCCAGAGAGTGGAGCCCCTCTGCACTGGACACTGCTGGCCCGTCCTGCGGGGACGGCCGAGCCCCTGCCACAGGCCTGGGTTTCCGAAGCCTGGAAACCGCCATTGCTTGCGCGCCTCCTGGCGCAGGGCTGGATTCCGCCTCTTTCTCGGGAGGAGCTTCTGGAGGCAGGCGGTCGAGTTCCTACCGATCTGCGCGCTCTCGTCCTTCCCTCCCAGGAGGTCTGGATGCGCAGCTGGACCCTCTATCCAGCTGCGGACGACGAGGTTTTCCGTCTGCAGCAGCGATGGAGATCGTCAGCCCCATAG
- a CDS encoding cytochrome c oxidase subunit II, which translates to MQIPSAIVTLVLGMLLVLGGLWIGQNINLLPVDASANAPIYDELFRVLFSIGTILFLGIVGLIIFSLVRFRRRPGQLGDGLALEGNLPLEVFWTAVPAIVVLFVGLFSYDIYERMGGMAPLSHADHGTAMQTEQRIWGGIGSSEISTTSSASPLQPLPVEVTAMQFAFLFHYPDGDIMSGELHVQAGRPVSLRMEAKDVIHAFWVPEFRLKQDVIPGQPTLLDFTPTRPGRYPIVCAELCGPYHGGMRSTVVVDSADDFNAWLQANRKSPVQEA; encoded by the coding sequence GTGCAGATCCCCTCAGCGATCGTCACTCTGGTGCTGGGGATGCTCCTTGTCCTCGGGGGACTGTGGATCGGCCAGAACATCAATCTTCTGCCCGTTGACGCCAGTGCCAATGCACCCATCTACGACGAGCTGTTCCGTGTTCTTTTCAGCATCGGAACAATCCTGTTTCTCGGCATTGTTGGTCTGATCATCTTCAGCCTTGTGCGTTTCCGCCGTCGCCCGGGCCAACTCGGAGATGGCCTGGCCCTGGAAGGAAATCTCCCATTGGAAGTGTTCTGGACTGCCGTTCCAGCGATCGTGGTTCTATTCGTTGGTCTTTTTAGTTACGACATTTACGAACGAATGGGAGGAATGGCTCCTCTCAGTCACGCTGACCATGGAACAGCGATGCAAACCGAACAACGCATCTGGGGAGGCATTGGATCGTCGGAAATCTCTACAACATCTTCAGCATCGCCGTTACAACCATTACCGGTTGAAGTCACAGCCATGCAATTCGCATTTCTGTTTCATTATCCGGATGGCGACATCATGTCTGGAGAACTCCACGTTCAGGCTGGTCGCCCCGTCTCCCTGCGCATGGAAGCAAAAGATGTCATTCATGCGTTCTGGGTCCCTGAGTTCCGTCTCAAACAGGACGTGATCCCCGGACAACCAACCCTGTTGGATTTCACCCCGACCCGACCGGGGCGTTACCCGATCGTCTGCGCCGAGCTCTGTGGCCCTTACCACGGAGGCATGCGCTCAACCGTTGTGGTGGACAGCGCTGACGATTTCAATGCCTGGCTTCAGGCGAACCGAAAATCCCCTGTGCAAGAGGCATGA
- a CDS encoding cytochrome c oxidase subunit 3: MTSLSPQDQIQKQVEHHEAEHPDHRMFGLATFLVADAMTFAGFFAAYLTFKAVNPLMPGAIYELELPLPTLNTILLLVSSATFHRAGVNLRKGLNERCRAWLLGTAVLGLAFLVSQMVEYFTLPFGLADNLYASTFYALTGFHGLHVTLGALMILIVWWQCRTPSGRVSASNHFPLEAAELYWHFVDGIWVILFVILYLI; this comes from the coding sequence ATGACATCCCTCAGCCCTCAGGACCAGATTCAAAAGCAGGTTGAACATCACGAGGCGGAGCACCCCGACCATCGCATGTTCGGACTCGCCACATTCCTTGTGGCCGACGCGATGACGTTCGCTGGCTTCTTCGCCGCTTACCTCACGTTCAAGGCCGTCAACCCCCTGATGCCCGGGGCCATCTACGAGCTGGAATTACCCCTGCCCACCCTCAACACCATCCTGCTTCTGGTGAGCAGTGCAACCTTTCATCGCGCAGGGGTGAATCTGCGCAAAGGGCTCAACGAACGCTGCCGTGCGTGGCTCCTGGGTACAGCAGTGCTCGGCTTGGCCTTTCTCGTCAGTCAGATGGTGGAGTACTTCACGCTGCCCTTCGGACTCGCCGACAATCTCTACGCGAGCACGTTCTATGCACTCACTGGATTTCACGGCCTGCATGTCACGCTTGGGGCCTTGATGATCCTGATTGTCTGGTGGCAGTGCCGCACTCCTTCAGGGAGAGTTAGCGCCAGCAATCATTTTCCCCTCGAAGCCGCTGAGCTCTACTGGCATTTCGTCGATGGCATCTGGGTGATTCTCTTCGTGATTCTCTACCTCATTTAA
- a CDS encoding bifunctional nuclease family protein: MVEMSVAGIALDASSRSPIVLLRDPSRRRQVPIWIDQAQAHNIMAGLNGTPQPRPLSHDLMAALLEAGGLQLERVIIHAIEDSTFRAVLRLRHDQDDDQPAEGDASASAPEEECLAEIDARPSDAIALAIRTGSSIWMLEEVVSEASIPVDAEADAEDQDEFRRFLDQVSPAALVRHLESRDSADPNDAPTDSPDV; the protein is encoded by the coding sequence GTGGTGGAGATGAGTGTGGCTGGCATCGCCCTCGATGCCAGCAGCAGAAGTCCGATCGTGCTGCTGCGCGACCCATCCAGGCGCCGTCAGGTACCGATCTGGATCGATCAGGCCCAAGCGCACAACATCATGGCCGGCCTGAACGGAACGCCCCAGCCCCGCCCCCTCAGCCATGACCTCATGGCCGCCCTGCTTGAGGCAGGAGGCCTGCAGCTTGAGCGGGTGATCATCCATGCCATTGAAGACAGCACATTCCGTGCTGTGCTGCGGCTCAGGCACGATCAGGACGATGATCAGCCCGCTGAGGGGGATGCGAGCGCGTCGGCACCAGAGGAGGAGTGCCTTGCAGAGATCGATGCCCGCCCAAGTGACGCCATCGCCCTGGCGATCCGCACCGGCAGCAGCATCTGGATGCTGGAGGAGGTGGTGTCTGAGGCCTCAATCCCTGTGGATGCCGAAGCCGACGCAGAGGATCAGGATGAATTCCGCCGCTTTCTGGATCAAGTGAGCCCAGCCGCGCTGGTGCGCCACCTGGAAAGCCGAGACTCGGCGGATCCCAATGATGCACCGACCGACTCACCGGACGTTTGA
- a CDS encoding DUF2232 domain-containing protein translates to MPPALSHRQALRMMECSYLAAAAALIWLALYYLPVGGSLFRLALPLPIALLTVRRGSRAGLEGLAVSILLLIALMGPVRGPLMLFPYGLLSLWLGWCWQHRQSWWISWCFGLVIGAAGFLVRVVALSLLVGENLWVVITRAGAGLLDRLLELLQLPLAPDLLLVQVMALVLVVIQQLIYVLALHALAYWIFPRLQAPVPEPPRLLHGLVALDPL, encoded by the coding sequence ATGCCTCCAGCCCTCAGCCATCGACAGGCTCTGCGCATGATGGAGTGCTCGTACCTAGCGGCCGCTGCCGCTCTGATCTGGCTCGCGCTCTATTACCTCCCGGTGGGTGGCTCGCTGTTTCGCCTGGCTCTTCCCCTTCCCATTGCCCTTCTGACGGTGCGTCGGGGGAGCCGTGCGGGACTTGAAGGGCTGGCTGTGTCGATCCTCTTGCTGATCGCCTTGATGGGGCCCGTGCGTGGACCCTTGATGCTCTTTCCCTACGGCTTGCTGTCGCTCTGGCTGGGCTGGTGCTGGCAGCATCGGCAGAGCTGGTGGATCAGTTGGTGCTTCGGCCTGGTGATCGGAGCCGCAGGGTTTTTGGTGAGGGTCGTGGCTCTTTCATTGCTCGTGGGTGAGAACCTCTGGGTGGTGATCACCCGAGCCGGCGCTGGACTTCTCGATCGCCTGCTTGAGCTGCTTCAGCTTCCGCTCGCGCCGGATCTTCTTCTGGTGCAGGTTATGGCCCTCGTGCTGGTTGTGATTCAGCAGCTGATTTATGTGCTGGCCCTCCATGCCTTGGCCTATTGGATCTTCCCCCGGCTGCAGGCGCCGGTTCCTGAGCCTCCACGTCTTCTGCATGGTCTGGTTGCCCTCGATCCCCTCTGA
- the ctaD gene encoding cytochrome c oxidase subunit I: MTLTVPQQSPPAPQSLQPTGWLRYLSFSVDHKVIGLQYMVCGFAFYLIGGALAGAIRTELVSPISDFMPRDVYNQVLTLHGTVMIFLWIVPVVNGAFGNYLIPFYVGARDMAFPRLNAVAFWLIPPAGLLLISSYFITGAAQSGWTAYPPLSLTTPASGQIIWILSVLLLGGSSIFGGINFIATILKLRRPGLKLMQLPMYCWAMLGTSILVVLSTPVLAGTLIMLSFDIVAHTGFFNPGLGGNVVVYQHLFWFYSHPAVYIMVLPAFGLVSEILPIHCRKPLFGYTTMVYSIMAIVVLGLVVWAHHMFTSGTPPWMRLFFTIATAFIAVPTGIKFFNWLATLWGGKISLNSAVLFSCGFIVNFVLGGITGVALAQVPFDVHVHDTYFVVAHFHYIVYGGSVFVIFASIYHWYPKVTGRLMNEHLGRFHFLLTFVGFNLCFAPQHWLGLNGMPRRVAEYDPQFQLINQFSSVGALLMAISTLPFLWNVIASARRGAIAGDNPWNALTPEWLTTSPPPVENWKGEPPLVSNPYAYGTPDDEIDLRSVSGSDLWRNGQ, translated from the coding sequence ATGACACTCACCGTTCCCCAGCAATCACCACCCGCTCCTCAATCCCTTCAACCAACAGGCTGGTTGCGCTATTTGAGCTTCAGCGTTGATCACAAGGTGATCGGACTGCAATACATGGTCTGCGGGTTTGCGTTCTATCTGATCGGAGGAGCGCTGGCAGGCGCGATCCGTACGGAGCTGGTCAGCCCCATCTCGGATTTCATGCCTCGAGATGTGTACAACCAGGTCCTCACTTTGCACGGCACGGTGATGATCTTTCTCTGGATTGTTCCCGTGGTCAACGGTGCATTTGGGAACTATCTGATTCCCTTTTATGTGGGAGCCCGTGACATGGCGTTTCCGCGCCTCAACGCCGTGGCTTTCTGGCTGATTCCTCCAGCCGGTTTACTTCTGATCAGCAGTTACTTCATCACAGGGGCGGCTCAGTCGGGGTGGACGGCCTACCCACCGCTCAGCCTTACAACGCCAGCGAGTGGACAGATCATCTGGATCCTGAGTGTGCTGTTACTGGGGGGAAGCTCCATCTTTGGAGGCATCAATTTCATTGCCACAATTCTGAAATTACGCCGACCAGGGCTGAAGTTGATGCAACTGCCAATGTATTGCTGGGCCATGCTGGGGACCAGCATTTTGGTGGTGTTGTCCACACCTGTTCTGGCTGGGACATTGATCATGCTCAGTTTCGACATCGTGGCTCATACCGGATTTTTCAATCCAGGATTGGGCGGCAATGTTGTTGTGTATCAACACTTGTTCTGGTTTTATTCCCATCCAGCGGTCTACATCATGGTGCTTCCGGCCTTTGGACTGGTGAGTGAAATTCTCCCGATCCACTGCCGAAAGCCTCTGTTCGGCTACACCACCATGGTGTATTCGATCATGGCCATTGTGGTGTTGGGTTTAGTGGTCTGGGCCCACCACATGTTCACCAGCGGTACACCTCCCTGGATGCGTCTGTTTTTCACGATCGCCACAGCGTTCATCGCCGTTCCCACAGGAATCAAATTCTTCAACTGGCTGGCCACCCTCTGGGGAGGAAAGATCAGCCTCAACAGCGCCGTGCTGTTTTCCTGTGGTTTCATCGTCAATTTCGTCCTCGGCGGCATCACTGGTGTGGCACTGGCCCAGGTTCCTTTCGATGTGCATGTTCATGACACCTACTTTGTAGTTGCTCATTTCCACTACATCGTCTACGGCGGATCAGTGTTTGTGATTTTTGCGTCGATCTACCACTGGTACCCCAAGGTGACGGGGCGGCTGATGAATGAACATCTCGGGAGGTTCCACTTCCTGCTCACCTTTGTTGGATTCAACCTCTGCTTCGCACCGCAACACTGGCTCGGACTGAACGGAATGCCCCGACGGGTGGCGGAATACGACCCGCAATTCCAGCTGATCAACCAGTTCAGCAGTGTGGGTGCCCTCTTGATGGCCATCAGCACACTTCCCTTTCTCTGGAATGTGATCGCCAGCGCCCGCCGGGGTGCCATCGCCGGCGACAACCCCTGGAATGCCCTCACACCCGAATGGCTCACTACCTCTCCGCCACCGGTGGAGAACTGGAAAGGGGAGCCGCCGCTCGTCAGCAATCCCTATGCCTATGGCACTCCGGACGATGAGATCGATCTTCGTTCCGTGAGTGGAAGTGATCTCTGGAGAAATGGCCAATGA
- a CDS encoding HdeD family acid-resistance protein has translation MSSEDRSGSFGTFKTFAIAEGILLIVLGILALVFPVIASVWTTVVIAVLFLVGGLVGWISNLARSGRMGRWICFWRLVVSTLFLVAGASMISNFGDTADALQQVAAFALAIGIVFLVEGLVAFFSGLAHAKRPGAGWAIANGVITFILGLLIVTLKFWGLLWVLGTLVGISFLFSGLELIVFSSSMHDDQDPPAAA, from the coding sequence ATGAGCTCTGAGGACCGCTCCGGTTCCTTTGGAACCTTCAAGACCTTTGCGATTGCCGAAGGAATCCTGCTGATTGTTCTTGGCATTCTTGCCCTGGTGTTTCCTGTCATCGCTTCGGTTTGGACCACCGTGGTGATTGCCGTTCTGTTCCTGGTCGGTGGCCTGGTGGGTTGGATCAGCAACCTGGCCCGTTCCGGACGGATGGGCCGTTGGATCTGCTTCTGGCGTCTTGTGGTGTCAACCCTGTTCCTCGTGGCCGGCGCTTCGATGATCAGCAACTTTGGCGATACCGCTGATGCTCTTCAGCAGGTCGCTGCCTTCGCTCTGGCGATCGGCATCGTCTTCTTGGTGGAGGGCCTCGTGGCCTTCTTCAGTGGGTTGGCCCATGCCAAGCGTCCTGGAGCCGGCTGGGCTATCGCCAATGGTGTAATTACCTTCATCCTTGGACTGTTGATCGTGACCTTGAAGTTCTGGGGATTGCTCTGGGTCCTCGGCACCCTGGTGGGAATCAGCTTCCTCTTCAGCGGTCTTGAGCTGATTGTGTTCAGCAGCTCCATGCACGACGATCAAGATCCTCCGGCTGCAGCCTGA
- a CDS encoding riboflavin synthase, with product MFTGLVQAVGRVERRGRGLLVEGCAPFAPLQLGDSVAVDGVCLTVASLVGDGFLADVSEETLQRTSLGRKASRGGAVNLEPALRLSDRLGGHLVSGHVDGTGEVVSVEALPQSWTVELRWKNSHFGRYICDKASVAVNGISLTVAGSRDQGARFWVAVIPHTWSVTALRDLEVGDDVNLEIDLLARYTERLLAAGDGGGASGELSAEWLSVHGWD from the coding sequence ATGTTCACTGGGTTGGTGCAAGCGGTCGGACGGGTGGAACGCCGGGGCCGGGGACTGCTCGTCGAGGGCTGTGCTCCGTTTGCACCGCTTCAGCTCGGCGACAGCGTTGCCGTCGATGGTGTTTGTCTCACCGTGGCGTCGCTGGTGGGTGATGGCTTCCTCGCTGATGTGAGCGAGGAGACATTGCAAAGGACGTCACTGGGCCGCAAGGCATCCAGGGGAGGGGCTGTGAACCTCGAGCCCGCTTTGCGACTCTCGGACCGACTTGGAGGTCATCTCGTGAGTGGTCACGTGGATGGAACTGGCGAAGTGGTCTCCGTTGAGGCGCTTCCCCAATCCTGGACGGTGGAACTGCGGTGGAAGAATTCCCATTTCGGCCGCTACATCTGCGATAAGGCCAGTGTTGCCGTCAACGGCATCAGCCTCACCGTGGCCGGGAGCCGTGACCAGGGCGCACGCTTCTGGGTTGCTGTGATTCCCCATACCTGGTCGGTCACGGCACTCAGGGATCTTGAGGTCGGAGACGACGTCAATCTTGAGATTGATCTGTTGGCGCGTTACACCGAAAGGCTTCTTGCTGCCGGTGATGGAGGTGGGGCCTCCGGTGAGCTCAGCGCAGAGTGGCTCTCCGTCCATGGCTGGGACTGA
- a CDS encoding aldo/keto reductase has protein sequence MTRRRAFGDGPAVSLFTLGTMRALQSQQQMLSVLRGARDAGINHVETAPAYGPAETFLGQALRQLDQEETGPAEGDWVITSKLLPGQTLDQARRALDASLERLHRPRLDNLAIHGINREEHLHWALIGDGAQLIDWALTSGRIGQVGFTSHGSNALIQQAIHSGRFRFCGLHLHLLDPQRIPLAEKALAQKMGVLAISPADKGGRLQAPSDQLVSDCAPFAPLALAYRFLLAAGVSTLTVGAETPTDLRLATALANQDGPLMEQETKVLARLEALRSERLGSEFCGQCRDCLPCPSEVPIPELLRLRNLALGHDLKEFAEERYNLIGRAGHWWETVNAEACAHCGDCLPRCPNHLPIPDLLDDTHRRLAAAPRRRLWG, from the coding sequence ATGACAAGGCGGCGCGCCTTCGGCGACGGCCCAGCAGTGAGTCTGTTCACCCTCGGCACCATGCGAGCGCTGCAATCTCAGCAGCAGATGCTGTCCGTGCTGCGAGGCGCCCGCGACGCTGGCATCAACCACGTGGAAACGGCACCAGCGTACGGTCCGGCGGAAACCTTTCTGGGACAAGCGCTTAGGCAGCTGGATCAGGAGGAGACCGGTCCTGCGGAAGGCGACTGGGTCATCACCAGCAAACTGTTGCCCGGCCAAACCCTGGACCAAGCCCGTCGCGCTCTTGATGCCAGCCTGGAACGCCTGCATCGCCCCAGGCTGGACAACCTGGCGATCCATGGCATCAACAGGGAGGAGCATCTCCACTGGGCCCTGATCGGTGATGGGGCACAGCTGATCGACTGGGCACTGACCAGCGGCAGGATCGGGCAGGTGGGATTCACCAGTCATGGATCCAATGCACTCATCCAGCAGGCGATCCACAGCGGCCGCTTCCGGTTCTGCGGACTTCACCTCCACCTACTGGATCCGCAGCGCATCCCCTTGGCTGAGAAAGCTTTAGCCCAAAAGATGGGTGTGCTCGCCATCTCACCGGCCGACAAGGGCGGGCGGCTGCAGGCACCGAGTGATCAACTGGTCAGCGACTGCGCTCCCTTCGCTCCCCTGGCGCTGGCTTACCGCTTTCTTCTGGCAGCAGGGGTGAGCACACTCACGGTGGGAGCGGAGACACCCACCGACTTGCGCCTGGCCACTGCCCTGGCCAATCAAGACGGCCCCCTGATGGAGCAGGAAACGAAGGTTCTTGCCCGCCTGGAAGCGCTAAGAAGCGAACGGTTGGGATCAGAGTTCTGCGGTCAATGCCGTGACTGCCTGCCCTGTCCCAGCGAAGTCCCAATTCCCGAGCTGCTGCGACTGCGCAATCTGGCCCTCGGCCACGATCTCAAGGAGTTCGCAGAAGAGCGATACAACCTGATCGGACGGGCCGGGCACTGGTGGGAAACGGTGAATGCCGAGGCCTGCGCTCACTGCGGCGACTGTCTGCCCCGCTGTCCCAATCATTTGCCGATCCCCGATCTGCTGGATGACACCCACCGCAGGCTTGCCGCCGCCCCAAGGCGGCGCCTATGGGGCTGA